The DNA region GCCTCCTTAGTTTCATGCATAATCACTTTGACTGTCAGTTACCTTACTGTGCAAACTCTACCGTTTCCTATACATTGTTATGCTAATTTTTTACTTCATTTATACATACCCTCTATCTgtttcaaaagtaaaatttcCTCATGTATTGTAGAGTCGTCCTGGCAATGGGGTTGTACTACTACAGGCTGCAGGCCACCAGCGCCGCGTACTCTGTGAACTTCCTGAACCTGATCCCCATTGTCACCTTCGTCATCGCCATCGTGCTCCGGTAGGTATATTTGAACTAATCATGCATGAAACTTTACATAATGTTATATACATGTAGCCATTAACGATATATCTGCATTCACACAATGTTGTTCAATTCAGGGCGGAGAATCTGGCGCTGGGAATGTGGCCTGGCAAGATGAAGCTCCTGGGCGCGCTGTTGTGCGTGGGCGGGATGATGGTGGTGAGCTTGTTCAAAGGCCGGCTGCTGCACCTGTGGCCTACCCACCTGCTCAAATACTCACACGACCAGCCACCGGTGAGCTGCACCGGCGTTCACGGCATGGTCGCCGGCACACTCTTCTTGTGCGGCAGCTGCCTGAGCTACGCCTTGTGGTTCATCGTGCAGGTACTGCCGATATCGATTCTTCAGTACGTTTTGGAATCTCTCTCTGTGATTAACATATTATTCAGTCTTGGCTGGATTCTCACTTGTGACTGCAAATTGATGCAAAACAAAACAGGCTAGGCTTGTGAAGGTGTTTCCATCAAGGTACTGGGCGACGACGCTGACGTGCTTGCTGGGAAGCCTGCAATCCTTTGTGATTGGCATCTTGCTGAATCACGACAGGGCTGATTGGAAGCTCAAGTGGGACCTGCAGCTTCTGCCAAGGGACCAGGATCAGATGCAGTTCTAATTGCTACTGT from Phragmites australis chromosome 8, lpPhrAust1.1, whole genome shotgun sequence includes:
- the LOC133927487 gene encoding WAT1-related protein At5g64700-like gives rise to the protein MATALWALHLEHDRIEDPREMWKKLNLVVWGWIFLNATFGVVLAMGLYYYRLQATSAAYSVNFLNLIPIVTFVIAIVLRAENLALGMWPGKMKLLGALLCVGGMMVVSLFKGRLLHLWPTHLLKYSHDQPPVSCTGVHGMVAGTLFLCGSCLSYALWFIVQARLVKVFPSRYWATTLTCLLGSLQSFVIGILLNHDRADWKLKWDLQLLPRDQDQMQF